GTCTGGCCAGTCCATTGCCAGTAAGTCAGTTAGTGACGCTGTTTTTCGTTGTTCAGCTAACCATTGCCGATCAAATGAATGGTAAGCAATCCAGCCGCCATAAACGCTTGCCGCAATATCTCCTAGTGACCCGTTACCTTGGACGGAGAGGTGGGCAATCGCAGCTAATTTAAAAAGTTTATTTTTATCCATTGATAAGTGATAGAACTCACAGAGCGCTTTGACTGTGGCAACAGTGACGGCGGCAGATGAGCCTAAACCGTATTTTTTGCCATCGGAACTATCTAGCTCGCTATTAATCCCGAGGTGATACACGCCCAGTTCACGCCCAGCTTCACGGGCATAACTTTCAGTTAGGCTGATAGCTGAAAGAATATAGTGGAATGGGTTATCCCGATTGTCAAAAACCATCTTGTTCCCACGGCGTTGCCAAAAGATTGAGTTTTCTTGATATTGCTTTGAAACGATACTCCCGAAAGTATCACTAGGTGAAATTGTGGCCGTTACGAATTGATCGAGAGCCACAATAATGGCCGGAAAGCCAGACTCGACCACTGCATATTCCCCTGCAATGTAGAGTTTTCCAGGTGCTTTCACCGTAATCATGCCATCATGTCCTTTCATGGTAGTGGAACCACACGCAGTTAGTCACTACCAGTCAAAATTAAGTCAAAATTAATTGGTTGTCATTGTAATTCCTGGGCCGGGTTTAGCAATGATGAGTTGTTCGGCAGTAAAGTGCGTTTGTAAGGCGCTGGTGATTTTAGCGGTATCTTTACTAGCACAAATAATCTTCACGTTGGGTCCAGCATCCAAAGTATAATAACAGTTAACCCCCCGTGCACGCAAGTTTTCGACGATTTTGATAGTTGTTAACGTATCTGCGGTAAAATAATTAAAAGCTGGTTTGGCGCTTAGATTTAAAGCGTGCATCCGCATGGCGTTGGTTTCAGCAATTTCACCGACAGCGGTTAAGTTCCGGTCAGCGATGGCTGTACGCATCTGAGCTAAATCGTGATTAGCTGTTTTAACCCAAGCAGAATAATAGGGAGATGTCTGGACGACCCGAGCCATGCCGGTAGTTGAACTGACGGGCTTTTTATGCGCCTGTAGGACAACTGCAATCATTTGGATGTCCCAATCAACGGGGTCTTGAATGGACTCTGCATAGGAACTGGCATCATCATGGCCGGCATGCCATTCGACGAAGCCGCCGAAAACGGACCGCGTGGCTGAACCAGATCCGCGCCGCGCTAGCCGGCTTAATTCAGTCGGCGTAAGGGTTAAGCCCGCTGCTTGGCTACTGGCTGCCGCTAGGGCTGCAAACCCAGAAGCAGATGAGGCTAAGCCGGCCGAAGTGGGGACGTGGTTACTTGTTTTGACAATTGCCCGGGCAGTTTGACCACTCAACTGGCGGACCAGGTCAAGAAAGCTGACCATGCGGTGTGATTTGCCCGGGGCCAGCTTGGTTTGATTAAAATAAATAACATCTTGATTAGCCTTAGCATCAAAGGTGACACTCGTTTCGGTATAAAAATGATCTAAAGTTAATGAAATACTGCCATTTTGGGGGAGCATCAACGTGGAATCTTTTTTCCCCCAGTATTTAACGAGTGCAATATTGGTATGTGCTTTAGCGGTAACAGTTTTTGACATGTGGGTCCTCCAAATTAATCAGTTGGTAATAGGGGTTCAACCCAAGTAGCGGTCGCCCCAGCGGCGGAAAGCTTTTGTGAAAGATTGTTTGCAATGCTAGCTTCAGGCGCGATGGCAATGAGACAGCCACCTTGGCCACTCCCCGTTAACTTTGCAGCAACGGCACCATTTTGACGGGCCACTGCTAGGAGCTGTTCTAATGCCGGATGGCTAACACCTAACGAACGCAAATCATCTTGTGCACCGTTCAAAGCCGTTGCTAAGGCCGTCAAATTGCCAGTCGCTAAGGCTGAACGTGTTTGTTCGGTGAGCTGACCTAAGTGCTCAATTCGACTTTGAATAGTTGTGCCTTCAACCATTAAGAGGTTTTTAACGGTGGCTACGGCTACTTTGGTCTGACTTTTAATGCCAGTATCTGCAATCACTAAATAACCTGGTAATTTAATGGGAATTGGAAAGTTTTCACGATCTTTAATAAACCAAACCGGTGAATTAGCACTGGCGGTTGCCACATCTAAGCCACTTGGTTGCCCATGAGTATAACTTTCGGCAATATTAGCAGTTCGGAGTAACTCCTGATGAGATAAAGGCTGTTCAAAGAAAGCATAAAGCGCCCGTGTCACCGCGACCGCCGCCGCTGCTGAGGAACCCATGCCGCGTTCTGAAGGAATATCACTGGTGATGTGGATGTCGAAGCCTTGATTAGGGCGCTCAAAACGAGCTAACAAAGTTTTAATTAAGGCTTGAATGCCCCCTAAGTTAGCACTCATCATTTGAAAATCCCCATTAAAGTAACGACTTTTAACCGTTTGAGCCGTATCACGGCGGTGAATGACGGCTTGCATTTGAATCGTCGAAATTGGTAAGGCGATGGCAGGTTGTCCGTAGACGACGCCATGTTCGCCAATTAAAATGATTTTGGCATGACTAGTGCCGGTAGCTAGATTTTTCAATCGTGTCGCTGCCTTTCTAAATGGATTAATAATAGGATAATGATACCTTAGAATTTGGTTTTTTGCTATGTTCCATTAGGGGACGGTTAGTAATTTATCGGATTTATAAAGAACAGTTACAAAAGTTTGAGTTAAACCTAATAAAAATTGGACTGGTTAGAACGAGTCTGGTGGCTAAAAGTTGAATCTGACCAGTTAGGCTAACAATTATGGTAAGCTTAGGGCTAAATTTTAGGACTGATTGGGTGCGATAACGCTTGAAATCGACCATAATTCGCTTTACGTCTATGCT
This region of Lactobacillus sp. CBA3605 genomic DNA includes:
- a CDS encoding phosphomevalonate kinase; the encoded protein is MITVKAPGKLYIAGEYAVVESGFPAIIVALDQFVTATISPSDTFGSIVSKQYQENSIFWQRRGNKMVFDNRDNPFHYILSAISLTESYAREAGRELGVYHLGINSELDSSDGKKYGLGSSAAVTVATVKALCEFYHLSMDKNKLFKLAAIAHLSVQGNGSLGDIAASVYGGWIAYHSFDRQWLAEQRKTASLTDLLAMDWPDLNIELLTPPADLRLIIGWTGSPASTSHLVDKVALVKAKQKSEYQTFLAASKACLKRMIQGFHAHNLAEIQAELRQNRQLLQTLGTFSQVTIETPMLKKMITIAEAAGAAAKTSGAGGGDCGIVLIDQAINPTPLLKQWAHDGIERLNLNVHLVGDSPISKA
- the mvaD gene encoding diphosphomevalonate decarboxylase, whose protein sequence is MSKTVTAKAHTNIALVKYWGKKDSTLMLPQNGSISLTLDHFYTETSVTFDAKANQDVIYFNQTKLAPGKSHRMVSFLDLVRQLSGQTARAIVKTSNHVPTSAGLASSASGFAALAAASSQAAGLTLTPTELSRLARRGSGSATRSVFGGFVEWHAGHDDASSYAESIQDPVDWDIQMIAVVLQAHKKPVSSTTGMARVVQTSPYYSAWVKTANHDLAQMRTAIADRNLTAVGEIAETNAMRMHALNLSAKPAFNYFTADTLTTIKIVENLRARGVNCYYTLDAGPNVKIICASKDTAKITSALQTHFTAEQLIIAKPGPGITMTTN
- the mvk gene encoding mevalonate kinase, producing MKNLATGTSHAKIILIGEHGVVYGQPAIALPISTIQMQAVIHRRDTAQTVKSRYFNGDFQMMSANLGGIQALIKTLLARFERPNQGFDIHITSDIPSERGMGSSAAAAVAVTRALYAFFEQPLSHQELLRTANIAESYTHGQPSGLDVATASANSPVWFIKDRENFPIPIKLPGYLVIADTGIKSQTKVAVATVKNLLMVEGTTIQSRIEHLGQLTEQTRSALATGNLTALATALNGAQDDLRSLGVSHPALEQLLAVARQNGAVAAKLTGSGQGGCLIAIAPEASIANNLSQKLSAAGATATWVEPLLPTD